In the genome of Vicia villosa cultivar HV-30 ecotype Madison, WI linkage group LG7, Vvil1.0, whole genome shotgun sequence, one region contains:
- the LOC131618729 gene encoding uncharacterized protein LOC131618729, with amino-acid sequence MEAKTAIAVFNQGSNESLNDAWERFKSMLRKCKGHGFDDLTQIHIFRNGLQPVHKTLLDATAGGSLMSKSAEDAIMIIDRMALNDLQTQHDRSPSQRKPGVLELNTNDAILAQNKILSQQVELLTKQMSKLPQQMKEIHGMQMTSHVASCELCQGYQRQPPPHNNPYQRNNQGFKPSRFGNQHYQHQSPYHSPNPQVQGQQSQGGSSKLEDTLTQFMQASMANQRSNEAAIKNLENQVGQLAKQLSEQQPGASFSANTQTNPKEHCKAIVTRSGRKVNNGVNEEVIVEDDEEVVVEEEEVEVIVENEGEKTLEQMPKYAKFMKDILTKKKRYSEEETILLDARCSAIIQKTLPKKEADPGRVTLPVTIGGHYIGNGLVDLGSSINLIPLSIINRLGNIEMKPTRMTLQLADKSLTSPYGVAQDMLVKVDKFLFPVDFVVVDMEEDRDVPLILGRPFMKTARMMIDIDDGLMKVRVQDEEVTFNLFEAMKHPKE; translated from the exons ATGGAGGCCAAAACGGCAATTGCGGTTTTCAATCAAGGAAGCAACGAGTCCTTAAATGATGCTTGGGAAAGATTCAAATCCATGCTTAGAAAATGCAAGGGTCATGGTTTTGATGATCtcacacaaattcacatcttccgcAATGGACTTCAACCGGTGCACAAGACACTTTTAGATGCCACCGCGGGTGGCTCTCTAATGTCAAAAAGCGCGGAGGATGCAATAATGATAATCGATCGTATGGCACTCAATGATCTCCAAACTCAACATGATAGGAGTCCATCACAAAGGAAGCCGGGTGTTCTCGAATTAAACACCAATGATGccatccttgctcaaaacaagATTCTCTCTCAACAAGTTGAGTTACTCACCAAGCAAATGTCGAAGCTTCCACAACAAATGAAGGAAATTCATGGGATGCAAATGACTTCTCACGTGGCAAGTTGTGAACTTTGTCAAG gttatcaaaggcaacctccacctCACAACAATCCTTACCAAAGAAACAACCAAGGATTCAAACCTTCAAGATTCGGAAATCAACACTATCAACATCAAAGTCCTTATCATAGCCCAAATCCTCAAGTCCAAGGTCAACAATCTCAAGGTGGGAGCTCAAAATTGGAAGACACTCTTacacaattcatgcaagcatccatGGCTAACCAAAGGAGCAATGAAGCGGCCATAAAGAATTTAGAAAATCAAGTGGGTCAACTTGCAAAGCAATTGTCCGAGCAACAACCGGGAGCATCCTTTTCCGCCAACACCCAAACCAATCCTAAGGAACATTGCAAAGCCATTGTTACAAGAAGTGGGAGAAAGGTGAATAATGGTGTGAATGAAGAGGTCATAGTGGAAGATGATGAGGAAGTAGTAGTTGAAGAGGAAGAAGTGGAAGTGATAGTTGAAAATGAGGGAgaaaaaa CGTTAgaacaaatgccaaaatatgcaaaGTTCATGAAGGACATTCTCACCAAGAAAAAGAGATATTCGGAAGAGGAGACTATTCTACTTGATGCTCGTTGTAGTGCCATAATCCAAAAGACATTACCAAAGAAAGAAGCCGATCCGGGACGGGTTACCTTGCCGGTTACAATCGGAGGTCATTACATAGGTAACGGTTTGGTCGATTTGGGCTCAAGTATTAATTTAATTCCGTTATCTATCATCAATAGATTGGGAAACATAGAGATGAAGCCGACCCGAATGACTTTGCAACTAGCCGATAAGTCTCTCACCTCTCCTTACGGAGTTGCACAAGACATGCTAGTCAAAGTGGACAAATTTTTGttcccggtagactttgtggTAGTTGATATGGAAGAAGACCGTGACGTACCATTGATACTTGGAAGACctttcatgaaaacagcccggatgatgattgACATAGACGATGGTCTTATGAAGGTGAGAGTGCAAGATGAAGAAGTCACTTTCAATCTCTTTGAAGCAATGAAGCATCCCAAGGAATAA